One genomic region from Antedon mediterranea chromosome 3, ecAntMedi1.1, whole genome shotgun sequence encodes:
- the LOC140043370 gene encoding protein trapped in endoderm-1-like codes for MDESHCNVSYINVWPAATIIECVYITVLSILGIFGNVFVITVILCSKSLHNPHYFYVCCLSGFDLFTTSVLMPMFIVTLQVEIPAMLCTIFAYLRLWTVGMVLCMLSSMSINRFMKVSLHKETYTRYTTKRWITLNMFWAGSLTGSLILAPLWGFGEAGFNVALHHCTFTYNYEGWCLAILLESVGISITITCLSITNYVIYKTVRNSKRRVQNVSSIHIKQQPPSNASLASSFNASTRHKRKDDNKITYILLAMISTFMVCWLPFSIAMLFNKNCTIPVHLLQFMDILLWTNSAIDPFIYAWLNSQFLKAAKRVVPCLDR; via the coding sequence ATGGATGAATCACATTGTAATGtgtcatacattaatgtttggCCTGCTGCAACCATCATAGAATGCGTATATATTACTGTTTTATCAATACTTGGAATATTTGGAAATGTGTTTGTAATCACCGTCATATTATGCAGCAAATCTTTACACAACCCGCATTACTTTTACGTTTGTTGTTTGTCCGGCTTTGACCTTTTCACGACCTCTGTCCTTATGCCGATGTTCATCGTTACGCTTCAGGTAGAAATTCCTGCTATGCTGTGTACTATTTTTGCGTACTTGCGATTGTGGACCGTTGGAATGGTACTCTGTATGTTGTCATCTATGAGTATAAACAGGTTCATGAAAGTATCTCTACATAAAGAGACATACACGAGATATACTACAAAACGCTGGATTACTCTAAACATGTTTTGGGCTGGTTCTCTCACCGGTTCTCTGATTTTGGCACCACTTTGGGGTTTCGGTGAAGCTGGGTTCAACGTAGCTTTACATCATTGTACGTTCACATACAACTACGAAGGCTGGTGCTTAGCGATATTGCTGGAGTCTGTCGGTATTAGCATCACCATCACGTGTCTCTCTATCACAAACTACGTTATTTATAAGACGGTGCGGAACAGTAAACGACGTGTCCAGAACGTATCATCAATCCACATTAAACAGCAACCGCCTTCAAATGCGAGTCTGGCTTCTTCTTTTAATGCTAGCACACGACACAAACGCAAAGATGACAATAAAATTACGTACATTCTGCTCGCTATGATATCTACATTCATGGTCTGCTGGCTACCATTCAGTATCGCGATGTTGTTTAATAAGAACTGCACGATACCCGTACATCTTCTGCAATTTATGGATATTTTGCTGTGGACCAACTCCGCGATTGATCCGTTTATTTATGCGTGGCTTAACTCGCAATTTTTAAAAGCGGCAAAACGAGTAGTACCGTGCCTCGATAGATAA